In a single window of the Nilaparvata lugens isolate BPH chromosome 1, ASM1435652v1, whole genome shotgun sequence genome:
- the LOC111045654 gene encoding dual 3',5'-cyclic-AMP and -GMP phosphodiesterase 11 isoform X4, giving the protein MEIFRWHSSRASRHGVKKRSGPLQWARGLACVIKDIVAEKNVGLHVRSGDEQVRMTAETMPVAPPPGAEAGAGGAGGGHCQYYDPEYARMEAWLDEHPEFVEDYFIRKATRQVVDAWLISHATPTGSSSGGCCELGSPVQAPCPASRASSGATTPVRKISAHEFERGGLLKPIVNTIDGTPTFLSVTPAGEVGGVSTTSNANSTASRERAQRRSRNDLRHLDEKELIFELVKDICNELDVRSLCHKILQNVSTLLHADRGSLFLVQGEREQQQPSAAPNNNNNNNNMEQPKAAIVPSTVASQHNSNNNSNSSSISSVSINNHVNRPAAAAPVGCISIEEQRNCPRSSPPPATTASLNAVVGCIGSTNTGSLPAPGSTPASRHHQHHHPSAASEGCQPSRCLVSKLFDVCSRSTLQEMEKKEEIRIPWGMGIVGFVAESGQPVNIPDAYKDERFNHDIDVRTGYKTRTLLCMPIKDINGEVIGVAQVINKFGDSSFTVNDEKVFSSYLQFCGIGLRNAQLYEKSLLEVKRNQVLLDLARMIFEEQSTIEHMVFRILTHTQSLIQCHRVQVLLLHKASKGSFSRVFDFQASDLESSATEERTSPFESRFPINIGITGYVATTGETVNIVDAYKDQRFDPSVDVETNFRHRSILCMPIKNSSGQIIGVIQLINKFEDLPFTKNDENFVEAFAIFCGMGIHNTHMYEKAVIAMAKQSVTLDVLSYHASASLEDAQRLRVRSKKMRVPSSATFMLHDFKFDDLRLSDDDTLKACLRMFLDLDFVERFHIDYEVLCRWLLSVRKNYRNVTYHNWRHAFNVAQMMFSIITTTQWWKIFGELECMALIIACLCHDLDHRGTNNSFQIKASSPLAQLYSTSTMEHHHFDQCIMILNSQGNQILSNLSPDEYSRVIKVLEDAILSTDLAVYFTKRGMFLNLVRERSYNWSREDHRELLRGMTMTVCDLAAITKPWNVEKRIAELVTSEFFEQGDIERQELNITPIDIMNREKEDQLPAMQVDFIDSICLPIYESFAELSEKLRPLVQGVLVNRKHWEKIALENNQKRNDHQMEEDDS; this is encoded by the exons GGTTACATGTGCGGAGTGGAGATGAACAGGTGAGAATGACGGCAGAGACGATGCCGGTGGCGCCGCCCCCGGGGGCAGAAGCGGGGGCGGGGGGAGCAGGTGGCGGCCACTGCCAGTACTACGACCCCGAGTACGCGCGAATGGAGGCTTGGCTCGACGAGCACCCAGAGTTTGTCGAGGACTACTTCATCAG AAAAGCGACGCGACAGGTGGTGGACGCGTGGCTGATCTCGCACGCGACGCCGACCGGTTCGTCGTCAGGCGGCTGCTGTGAGCTGGGCTCGCCCGTTCAGGCGCCCTGTCCGGCGTCGCGGGCCTCATCCGGCGCCACGACTCCAGTGCGCAAGATATCGGCGCACGAGTTCGAACGCGGCGGCCTGCTGAAGCCGATCGTGAACACCATCGACGGCACTCCCACCTTCCTGTCGGTGACGCCGGCCGGGGAGGTGGGGGGCGTCTCCACCACCTCCAACGCCAACAGCACTGCCTCCCGCGAGAGGGCGCAGCGCCGCTCACGCAACGATCTCAGGCATCTCGACGAGAAGGAGCTCATTTTCGAGTTG GTAAAGGACATCTGCAATGAGCTGGATGTGCGCTCGCTGTGTCACAAGATCCTGCAGAACGTCAGCACTCTGCTGCATGCCGACAGGGGGTCGCTGTTTCTAGTCCAGGGAGAGAGGGAACAACAACAGCCTTCTGCGGCAcccaacaacaacaacaacaacaacaacatggAACAACCGAAAGCGGCCATCGTTCCCTCCACCGTCGCCTCGCAACACAATAGTAATAACAATAGTAATAGTAGTAGTATTTCTTCTGTCAGTATTAACAACCATGTGAATAGGCCTGCAGCCGCAGCACCGGTTGGGTGCATCAGTATTGAGGAGCAGCGCAACTGCCCCCGGTCTTCGCCACCCCCAGCCACCACCGCCTCCCTGAACGCGGTCGTCGGCTGTATCGGCTCCACCAACACCGGCTCGCTCCCCGCCCCCGGCTCCACCCCCGCCTCCAGGCACCACCAACACCACCACCCATCCGCCGCCTCCGAGGGCTGCCAGCCGTCGCGCTGCCTCGTCTCCAAACTGTTCGACGTCTGCTCGCGCTCCACCCTCcaagagatggagaagaaggaggagattcGCATTCCGTGGGGCATGGGCATTGTCGGCTTTGTCGCCGAAAGCGGCCAGCCCGTCAACATACCTGATGCCTACAAG GATGAGCGATTCAACCACGATATCGATGTCCGGACCGGCTATAAAACCAGAACACTTCTCTGCATGCCAATTAAAGACATTAATGGCGAAGTCATAGGGGTTGCTCAG GTGATCAACAAGTTCGGAGATTCCAGCTTCACCGTGAACGATGAGAAAGTATTTTCAAGTTATCTTCAATTCTGCGGTATCGGCCTACGGAATGCTCAGCTTTATGAGAAAAGCTTacttgaagtcaagagaaatcag GTGCTTTTAGACTTGGCGAGAATGATCTTCGAAGAGCAGAGTACAATAGAGCACATGGTATTCAGGATATTGACTCACACCCAGTCCTTAATTCAGTGTCATAGAGTTCAG GTATTACTTCTGCACAAAGCTTCAAAAGGCAGCTTTTCGCGGGTTTTTGACTTCCAGGCGAGTGACTTGGAAAGCAGTGCGACTGAGGAGCGAACAAG CCCATTTGAAAGCAGATTCCCGATCAATATCGGAATCACTGGCTATGTAGCCACCACTGGTGAG ACTGTTAATATTGTGGATGCGTACAAAGACCAAAGATTTGATCCATCTGTAGATGTAGAAACAAACTTCAGGCATAGAAGCATCCTTTGTATGCCAATCAAGAATTCTTCTGGACAGATTATTGGAGTCATACAA CTTATCAACAAATTCGAGGATTTACCGTTCACAAAGAACGATGAGAACTTTGTTGAAGCGTTTGCAATTTTCTGTGGAATGGGAATTCACAACACGCACAT GTATGAGAAGGCTGTGATAGCTATGGCAAAGCAGAGTGTCACGCTGGATGTTCTAAGTTACCATGCTTCTGCATCGCTAGAAGATGCACAGAGACTGAGGGTACGTTCCAAA AAAATGCGGGTTCCATCTTCAGCAACATTCATGCTTCATGATTTTAAATTTGATGACTTGAGATTGTCAGACGACGACACGCTTAAG GCATGTTTGAGAATGTTCCTTGATTTGGATTTTGTGGAGAGGTTTCATATAGACTACGAAGTACTCTGCAGATGGCTTCTGAGTGTCAGAAAGAACTACAGGAATGTCACATATCACAATTGGAGGCATGCTTTCAACGTAGCGCAGATGATGTTCTCTATAATCACA actACTCAGTGGTGGAAGATCTTTGGCGAACTTGAATGCATGGCTTTGATTATCGCCTGTCTATGTCATGATCTAGATCATCGAGGAACCAACAACTCATTCCAAATAAA GGCATCATCACCCCTTGCTCAGCTGTATTCTACGTCTACCATGGAACACCATCACTTCGATCAATGCATCATGATTCTCAATAGTCAG gGAAACCAAATTCTTTCAAATCTATCACCCGATGAATACTCAAGAGTTATAAAGGTATTAGAAGATGCGATCCTCTCCACTGATCTGGCTGTCTATTTTAC AAAACGAGGAATGTTCTTGAACCTTGTCAGAGAAAGATCCTATAATTGGAGTAGGGAAGACCACAGAGAACTGCTGAGGGGAATGACAATGACAGTTTGCGATCTTGCAGCCATCACCAAGCCATGGAATGTTGAGAAGAGG ATAGCGGAACTGGTCACTAGCGAATTCTTTGAACAAGGAGATATTGAAAGACAAGAACTCAACATCACACCTATT gACATCATgaatagagagaaagaagatCAACTTCCAGCCATGCAAGTTGATTTCATCGATTCGATATGCTTACCTATTTACGAA TCATTTGCTGAACTTTCGGAAAAATTGAGACCACTGGTGCAAGGTGTCCTGGTTAACAGAAAACATTGGGAGAAAATTGCCCTGGAGAACAATCAGAAGAGGAATGACCATCAGATGGAGGAGGATGACTCTTAA
- the LOC111045654 gene encoding dual 3',5'-cyclic-AMP and -GMP phosphodiesterase 11 isoform X3, with amino-acid sequence MLHDLTRPFTYKPIFVVSSDSLWTRSYGTVIPDVVIRERLRISLAQRVENFNGYRNLMGLHVRSGDEQVRMTAETMPVAPPPGAEAGAGGAGGGHCQYYDPEYARMEAWLDEHPEFVEDYFIRKATRQVVDAWLISHATPTGSSSGGCCELGSPVQAPCPASRASSGATTPVRKISAHEFERGGLLKPIVNTIDGTPTFLSVTPAGEVGGVSTTSNANSTASRERAQRRSRNDLRHLDEKELIFELVKDICNELDVRSLCHKILQNVSTLLHADRGSLFLVQGEREQQQPSAAPNNNNNNNNMEQPKAAIVPSTVASQHNSNNNSNSSSISSVSINNHVNRPAAAAPVGCISIEEQRNCPRSSPPPATTASLNAVVGCIGSTNTGSLPAPGSTPASRHHQHHHPSAASEGCQPSRCLVSKLFDVCSRSTLQEMEKKEEIRIPWGMGIVGFVAESGQPVNIPDAYKDERFNHDIDVRTGYKTRTLLCMPIKDINGEVIGVAQVINKFGDSSFTVNDEKVFSSYLQFCGIGLRNAQLYEKSLLEVKRNQVLLDLARMIFEEQSTIEHMVFRILTHTQSLIQCHRVQVLLLHKASKGSFSRVFDFQASDLESSATEERTSPFESRFPINIGITGYVATTGETVNIVDAYKDQRFDPSVDVETNFRHRSILCMPIKNSSGQIIGVIQLINKFEDLPFTKNDENFVEAFAIFCGMGIHNTHMYEKAVIAMAKQSVTLDVLSYHASASLEDAQRLRKMRVPSSATFMLHDFKFDDLRLSDDDTLKACLRMFLDLDFVERFHIDYEVLCRWLLSVRKNYRNVTYHNWRHAFNVAQMMFSIITTTQWWKIFGELECMALIIACLCHDLDHRGTNNSFQIKASSPLAQLYSTSTMEHHHFDQCIMILNSQGNQILSNLSPDEYSRVIKVLEDAILSTDLAVYFTKRGMFLNLVRERSYNWSREDHRELLRGMTMTVCDLAAITKPWNVEKRIAELVTSEFFEQGDIERQELNITPIDIMNREKEDQLPAMQVDFIDSICLPIYESFAELSEKLRPLVQGVLVNRKHWEKIALENNQKRNDHQMEEDDS; translated from the exons GGTTACATGTGCGGAGTGGAGATGAACAGGTGAGAATGACGGCAGAGACGATGCCGGTGGCGCCGCCCCCGGGGGCAGAAGCGGGGGCGGGGGGAGCAGGTGGCGGCCACTGCCAGTACTACGACCCCGAGTACGCGCGAATGGAGGCTTGGCTCGACGAGCACCCAGAGTTTGTCGAGGACTACTTCATCAG AAAAGCGACGCGACAGGTGGTGGACGCGTGGCTGATCTCGCACGCGACGCCGACCGGTTCGTCGTCAGGCGGCTGCTGTGAGCTGGGCTCGCCCGTTCAGGCGCCCTGTCCGGCGTCGCGGGCCTCATCCGGCGCCACGACTCCAGTGCGCAAGATATCGGCGCACGAGTTCGAACGCGGCGGCCTGCTGAAGCCGATCGTGAACACCATCGACGGCACTCCCACCTTCCTGTCGGTGACGCCGGCCGGGGAGGTGGGGGGCGTCTCCACCACCTCCAACGCCAACAGCACTGCCTCCCGCGAGAGGGCGCAGCGCCGCTCACGCAACGATCTCAGGCATCTCGACGAGAAGGAGCTCATTTTCGAGTTG GTAAAGGACATCTGCAATGAGCTGGATGTGCGCTCGCTGTGTCACAAGATCCTGCAGAACGTCAGCACTCTGCTGCATGCCGACAGGGGGTCGCTGTTTCTAGTCCAGGGAGAGAGGGAACAACAACAGCCTTCTGCGGCAcccaacaacaacaacaacaacaacaacatggAACAACCGAAAGCGGCCATCGTTCCCTCCACCGTCGCCTCGCAACACAATAGTAATAACAATAGTAATAGTAGTAGTATTTCTTCTGTCAGTATTAACAACCATGTGAATAGGCCTGCAGCCGCAGCACCGGTTGGGTGCATCAGTATTGAGGAGCAGCGCAACTGCCCCCGGTCTTCGCCACCCCCAGCCACCACCGCCTCCCTGAACGCGGTCGTCGGCTGTATCGGCTCCACCAACACCGGCTCGCTCCCCGCCCCCGGCTCCACCCCCGCCTCCAGGCACCACCAACACCACCACCCATCCGCCGCCTCCGAGGGCTGCCAGCCGTCGCGCTGCCTCGTCTCCAAACTGTTCGACGTCTGCTCGCGCTCCACCCTCcaagagatggagaagaaggaggagattcGCATTCCGTGGGGCATGGGCATTGTCGGCTTTGTCGCCGAAAGCGGCCAGCCCGTCAACATACCTGATGCCTACAAG GATGAGCGATTCAACCACGATATCGATGTCCGGACCGGCTATAAAACCAGAACACTTCTCTGCATGCCAATTAAAGACATTAATGGCGAAGTCATAGGGGTTGCTCAG GTGATCAACAAGTTCGGAGATTCCAGCTTCACCGTGAACGATGAGAAAGTATTTTCAAGTTATCTTCAATTCTGCGGTATCGGCCTACGGAATGCTCAGCTTTATGAGAAAAGCTTacttgaagtcaagagaaatcag GTGCTTTTAGACTTGGCGAGAATGATCTTCGAAGAGCAGAGTACAATAGAGCACATGGTATTCAGGATATTGACTCACACCCAGTCCTTAATTCAGTGTCATAGAGTTCAG GTATTACTTCTGCACAAAGCTTCAAAAGGCAGCTTTTCGCGGGTTTTTGACTTCCAGGCGAGTGACTTGGAAAGCAGTGCGACTGAGGAGCGAACAAG CCCATTTGAAAGCAGATTCCCGATCAATATCGGAATCACTGGCTATGTAGCCACCACTGGTGAG ACTGTTAATATTGTGGATGCGTACAAAGACCAAAGATTTGATCCATCTGTAGATGTAGAAACAAACTTCAGGCATAGAAGCATCCTTTGTATGCCAATCAAGAATTCTTCTGGACAGATTATTGGAGTCATACAA CTTATCAACAAATTCGAGGATTTACCGTTCACAAAGAACGATGAGAACTTTGTTGAAGCGTTTGCAATTTTCTGTGGAATGGGAATTCACAACACGCACAT GTATGAGAAGGCTGTGATAGCTATGGCAAAGCAGAGTGTCACGCTGGATGTTCTAAGTTACCATGCTTCTGCATCGCTAGAAGATGCACAGAGACTGAGG AAAATGCGGGTTCCATCTTCAGCAACATTCATGCTTCATGATTTTAAATTTGATGACTTGAGATTGTCAGACGACGACACGCTTAAG GCATGTTTGAGAATGTTCCTTGATTTGGATTTTGTGGAGAGGTTTCATATAGACTACGAAGTACTCTGCAGATGGCTTCTGAGTGTCAGAAAGAACTACAGGAATGTCACATATCACAATTGGAGGCATGCTTTCAACGTAGCGCAGATGATGTTCTCTATAATCACA actACTCAGTGGTGGAAGATCTTTGGCGAACTTGAATGCATGGCTTTGATTATCGCCTGTCTATGTCATGATCTAGATCATCGAGGAACCAACAACTCATTCCAAATAAA GGCATCATCACCCCTTGCTCAGCTGTATTCTACGTCTACCATGGAACACCATCACTTCGATCAATGCATCATGATTCTCAATAGTCAG gGAAACCAAATTCTTTCAAATCTATCACCCGATGAATACTCAAGAGTTATAAAGGTATTAGAAGATGCGATCCTCTCCACTGATCTGGCTGTCTATTTTAC AAAACGAGGAATGTTCTTGAACCTTGTCAGAGAAAGATCCTATAATTGGAGTAGGGAAGACCACAGAGAACTGCTGAGGGGAATGACAATGACAGTTTGCGATCTTGCAGCCATCACCAAGCCATGGAATGTTGAGAAGAGG ATAGCGGAACTGGTCACTAGCGAATTCTTTGAACAAGGAGATATTGAAAGACAAGAACTCAACATCACACCTATT gACATCATgaatagagagaaagaagatCAACTTCCAGCCATGCAAGTTGATTTCATCGATTCGATATGCTTACCTATTTACGAA TCATTTGCTGAACTTTCGGAAAAATTGAGACCACTGGTGCAAGGTGTCCTGGTTAACAGAAAACATTGGGAGAAAATTGCCCTGGAGAACAATCAGAAGAGGAATGACCATCAGATGGAGGAGGATGACTCTTAA
- the LOC111045654 gene encoding dual 3',5'-cyclic-AMP and -GMP phosphodiesterase 11 isoform X8, which translates to MGQRVSMCHKGYRRGKKRLHVRSGDEQVRMTAETMPVAPPPGAEAGAGGAGGGHCQYYDPEYARMEAWLDEHPEFVEDYFIRKATRQVVDAWLISHATPTGSSSGGCCELGSPVQAPCPASRASSGATTPVRKISAHEFERGGLLKPIVNTIDGTPTFLSVTPAGEVGGVSTTSNANSTASRERAQRRSRNDLRHLDEKELIFELVKDICNELDVRSLCHKILQNVSTLLHADRGSLFLVQGEREQQQPSAAPNNNNNNNNMEQPKAAIVPSTVASQHNSNNNSNSSSISSVSINNHVNRPAAAAPVGCISIEEQRNCPRSSPPPATTASLNAVVGCIGSTNTGSLPAPGSTPASRHHQHHHPSAASEGCQPSRCLVSKLFDVCSRSTLQEMEKKEEIRIPWGMGIVGFVAESGQPVNIPDAYKDERFNHDIDVRTGYKTRTLLCMPIKDINGEVIGVAQVINKFGDSSFTVNDEKVFSSYLQFCGIGLRNAQLYEKSLLEVKRNQVLLDLARMIFEEQSTIEHMVFRILTHTQSLIQCHRVQVLLLHKASKGSFSRVFDFQASDLESSATEERTSPFESRFPINIGITGYVATTGETVNIVDAYKDQRFDPSVDVETNFRHRSILCMPIKNSSGQIIGVIQLINKFEDLPFTKNDENFVEAFAIFCGMGIHNTHMYEKAVIAMAKQSVTLDVLSYHASASLEDAQRLRKMRVPSSATFMLHDFKFDDLRLSDDDTLKACLRMFLDLDFVERFHIDYEVLCRWLLSVRKNYRNVTYHNWRHAFNVAQMMFSIITTTQWWKIFGELECMALIIACLCHDLDHRGTNNSFQIKASSPLAQLYSTSTMEHHHFDQCIMILNSQGNQILSNLSPDEYSRVIKVLEDAILSTDLAVYFTKRGMFLNLVRERSYNWSREDHRELLRGMTMTVCDLAAITKPWNVEKRIAELVTSEFFEQGDIERQELNITPIDIMNREKEDQLPAMQVDFIDSICLPIYESFAELSEKLRPLVQGVLVNRKHWEKIALENNQKRNDHQMEEDDS; encoded by the exons GGTTACATGTGCGGAGTGGAGATGAACAGGTGAGAATGACGGCAGAGACGATGCCGGTGGCGCCGCCCCCGGGGGCAGAAGCGGGGGCGGGGGGAGCAGGTGGCGGCCACTGCCAGTACTACGACCCCGAGTACGCGCGAATGGAGGCTTGGCTCGACGAGCACCCAGAGTTTGTCGAGGACTACTTCATCAG AAAAGCGACGCGACAGGTGGTGGACGCGTGGCTGATCTCGCACGCGACGCCGACCGGTTCGTCGTCAGGCGGCTGCTGTGAGCTGGGCTCGCCCGTTCAGGCGCCCTGTCCGGCGTCGCGGGCCTCATCCGGCGCCACGACTCCAGTGCGCAAGATATCGGCGCACGAGTTCGAACGCGGCGGCCTGCTGAAGCCGATCGTGAACACCATCGACGGCACTCCCACCTTCCTGTCGGTGACGCCGGCCGGGGAGGTGGGGGGCGTCTCCACCACCTCCAACGCCAACAGCACTGCCTCCCGCGAGAGGGCGCAGCGCCGCTCACGCAACGATCTCAGGCATCTCGACGAGAAGGAGCTCATTTTCGAGTTG GTAAAGGACATCTGCAATGAGCTGGATGTGCGCTCGCTGTGTCACAAGATCCTGCAGAACGTCAGCACTCTGCTGCATGCCGACAGGGGGTCGCTGTTTCTAGTCCAGGGAGAGAGGGAACAACAACAGCCTTCTGCGGCAcccaacaacaacaacaacaacaacaacatggAACAACCGAAAGCGGCCATCGTTCCCTCCACCGTCGCCTCGCAACACAATAGTAATAACAATAGTAATAGTAGTAGTATTTCTTCTGTCAGTATTAACAACCATGTGAATAGGCCTGCAGCCGCAGCACCGGTTGGGTGCATCAGTATTGAGGAGCAGCGCAACTGCCCCCGGTCTTCGCCACCCCCAGCCACCACCGCCTCCCTGAACGCGGTCGTCGGCTGTATCGGCTCCACCAACACCGGCTCGCTCCCCGCCCCCGGCTCCACCCCCGCCTCCAGGCACCACCAACACCACCACCCATCCGCCGCCTCCGAGGGCTGCCAGCCGTCGCGCTGCCTCGTCTCCAAACTGTTCGACGTCTGCTCGCGCTCCACCCTCcaagagatggagaagaaggaggagattcGCATTCCGTGGGGCATGGGCATTGTCGGCTTTGTCGCCGAAAGCGGCCAGCCCGTCAACATACCTGATGCCTACAAG GATGAGCGATTCAACCACGATATCGATGTCCGGACCGGCTATAAAACCAGAACACTTCTCTGCATGCCAATTAAAGACATTAATGGCGAAGTCATAGGGGTTGCTCAG GTGATCAACAAGTTCGGAGATTCCAGCTTCACCGTGAACGATGAGAAAGTATTTTCAAGTTATCTTCAATTCTGCGGTATCGGCCTACGGAATGCTCAGCTTTATGAGAAAAGCTTacttgaagtcaagagaaatcag GTGCTTTTAGACTTGGCGAGAATGATCTTCGAAGAGCAGAGTACAATAGAGCACATGGTATTCAGGATATTGACTCACACCCAGTCCTTAATTCAGTGTCATAGAGTTCAG GTATTACTTCTGCACAAAGCTTCAAAAGGCAGCTTTTCGCGGGTTTTTGACTTCCAGGCGAGTGACTTGGAAAGCAGTGCGACTGAGGAGCGAACAAG CCCATTTGAAAGCAGATTCCCGATCAATATCGGAATCACTGGCTATGTAGCCACCACTGGTGAG ACTGTTAATATTGTGGATGCGTACAAAGACCAAAGATTTGATCCATCTGTAGATGTAGAAACAAACTTCAGGCATAGAAGCATCCTTTGTATGCCAATCAAGAATTCTTCTGGACAGATTATTGGAGTCATACAA CTTATCAACAAATTCGAGGATTTACCGTTCACAAAGAACGATGAGAACTTTGTTGAAGCGTTTGCAATTTTCTGTGGAATGGGAATTCACAACACGCACAT GTATGAGAAGGCTGTGATAGCTATGGCAAAGCAGAGTGTCACGCTGGATGTTCTAAGTTACCATGCTTCTGCATCGCTAGAAGATGCACAGAGACTGAGG AAAATGCGGGTTCCATCTTCAGCAACATTCATGCTTCATGATTTTAAATTTGATGACTTGAGATTGTCAGACGACGACACGCTTAAG GCATGTTTGAGAATGTTCCTTGATTTGGATTTTGTGGAGAGGTTTCATATAGACTACGAAGTACTCTGCAGATGGCTTCTGAGTGTCAGAAAGAACTACAGGAATGTCACATATCACAATTGGAGGCATGCTTTCAACGTAGCGCAGATGATGTTCTCTATAATCACA actACTCAGTGGTGGAAGATCTTTGGCGAACTTGAATGCATGGCTTTGATTATCGCCTGTCTATGTCATGATCTAGATCATCGAGGAACCAACAACTCATTCCAAATAAA GGCATCATCACCCCTTGCTCAGCTGTATTCTACGTCTACCATGGAACACCATCACTTCGATCAATGCATCATGATTCTCAATAGTCAG gGAAACCAAATTCTTTCAAATCTATCACCCGATGAATACTCAAGAGTTATAAAGGTATTAGAAGATGCGATCCTCTCCACTGATCTGGCTGTCTATTTTAC AAAACGAGGAATGTTCTTGAACCTTGTCAGAGAAAGATCCTATAATTGGAGTAGGGAAGACCACAGAGAACTGCTGAGGGGAATGACAATGACAGTTTGCGATCTTGCAGCCATCACCAAGCCATGGAATGTTGAGAAGAGG ATAGCGGAACTGGTCACTAGCGAATTCTTTGAACAAGGAGATATTGAAAGACAAGAACTCAACATCACACCTATT gACATCATgaatagagagaaagaagatCAACTTCCAGCCATGCAAGTTGATTTCATCGATTCGATATGCTTACCTATTTACGAA TCATTTGCTGAACTTTCGGAAAAATTGAGACCACTGGTGCAAGGTGTCCTGGTTAACAGAAAACATTGGGAGAAAATTGCCCTGGAGAACAATCAGAAGAGGAATGACCATCAGATGGAGGAGGATGACTCTTAA